In Lactiplantibacillus pentosus, the sequence AACGGATGAAGCCGAGTTGAATATCGGGGTCACTTCGTTTAAGAACCAAGTTACTACGATGAACGCCCGTATTAGAGCCATAGAGCAAGCTGACTTGAACGGCTGGGAGAAAGCCCTAAGACCAGACATTAAGCGCTTAGAGACACAAGTAAGCCACGATAAGGAGGCGAACTAGTATGCGAGTGCTTTACCCTAAGTTAGTTGAAGAAGCCTATAATTACATTGCTAAGGCTGAACCAGCCGTTAAGAATGCGCCTAACGCTGTTAAGTCAGAGATATACAGCAAGATGGTTAATGACGGGATAATTGATGAGAATGGCGAACCAACACAGACAGCTATTGATCGGGGCTTCATTGATGGTGATAGCGAGCTAGATTATGAACCGGCTACGCTGACCAAGTTTAAAGCAATGTACCCGTGTTATAAGGAGTATGACGATAGCCATTTCAGCCACACCGATCAGGGCTGGGTGATTGACAGCTATGTAATGAAGTCATTATCACTTAAAGCTCTCAATGACCCGGACAGTAGCGAAGAACAGCGCGCACTCGCCCGTCACGCACTACAAGAGATTGAACGGTTTAGTTAATAAGTGTAAGTGAGTATCGTGCTAAAAAGTACGATGCTTTTTTTAGTTGAGCGAAGTTGTCCCGTTAGTTATTTATATGAAAATGGATTGTTATATCAATGGTTAAAAGGCTTTGATGGCAATATAAAATATTGGAAAATAATGGAATCAAAATGTTAGAAAATGTTAGAAATAAAAAACGGGATAATGCTAACAATTGCTAACCTAAAAGCCGAATAGGGGTTACAAAAGTTTACTAAATGGATAGTATTGTGAAGACTGGAAAACCTTATAAAACCTTATGCGGAACGGCCTATTAAAACCTATTATTGTTTTGCTGTGTAAACTGCTTGTTTCTGCTAATGTGCAGTGAACAACCTGACAAAACCTGACACTTAGGCAGATCACTTTAATTAGATGTGCCTGAAAAGTGGTGCACCCCATAACACCGATATACCAGCAATATGGTGCAACCCTATGTTGGTAAATGTTGATATTATTCGTACAAAACGGACACCATATAGTAAGCGACAAGTAACCCGACACGATTAGACGGCATATTTAGCTGGAATGTTGTTATAGCAACGTCTATGGGCTAATGAAAACTCATGAAATGTCGGATTATGTCGGATATTTTACTGGAAAATACTGGAAGTTGAACATTGCCAGTTAGTTAATAGCTTGAATGCTTGTTATGACTGGCCTTAGAGCTGTTTTAAATAAATGAAAATGTTGGAAAATGTAGGAATGTAAAAACGGATGAGTATGTCAGCTGGCTTAGATGGCGTTGGGTTACTGGTTGGGTTACTGGTTGGGTTACTTGCTGGGGCACTCGAGCGAGCATATAATGCAGACAGTTGTTCGTGAAGTAGCACGGACATCATGTTATAATTCGATTATGGGGATTAATTGTAGCGTTGTCAGGAATGGCAACATACGTTAAAAGGGATGTTTGCGGGGTGGCTAGCGTCCCTTTTTTT encodes:
- a CDS encoding DNA replication protein gives rise to the protein MTIPNICKVTGLKERDVREAISILINQHGVPIVANRGGHNTGMFIATDEAELNIGVTSFKNQVTTMNARIRAIEQADLNGWEKALRPDIKRLETQVSHDKEAN